Within the Populus trichocarpa isolate Nisqually-1 chromosome 14, P.trichocarpa_v4.1, whole genome shotgun sequence genome, the region TATTCAAAGAAACatacttaaattatttttgtcatgaattatttataaatatgactcaatagttttatatatatatatatatatatagctcttGTCAAATGCAATTTAAATATAGGCGATATATATCCATTGATTAtgtggaattttttttcattgactttttttcttttatttttttttcgtatttgattgatttttaattactcttcatgatatatttcaatttgatttttgtagaATTATTGCGATCTTATATGAATAGTCTTTTATTGgtgctcaatttttttatcatttatatctgttgtaatataattaaataaaaaacattatttataaaaaaattattagatccAATGAGATTTATGGCACAGATTGATGGTTTTGGcccttttttattaatgtaatatctttttcaatttcatttctcaacATCGGGTTAGAGGAATTAAccttcacaatttttttatttgctttatacaATGTTATCACGGTCTTATGATCTAGATCACAAGCTAGGTAGGTTACCTCGACTGATATATATAATGTGttttcatcttaatatttttttaaaactatcatCTAATATGTAACATTCTCGATAGTTAAAAAAGATGTCGTTAATATGcatcaatttttaattcatgttttcaatttttgttctttttataaaacatgttagcaatagctatatatttttttatgttgaaagaagAATTTGATCTAACCCGTTGCGTAATGCAGACAAGCgatctagtttaattttaaacttgttgCTAGTTAGAACTAGTTGTAGTAGTTCAAAATAGTATTGTTAAGCTTGACTGATAACTTATCGACCTGACTCCTGACTGCGATcaggtttcaaattaaatcgaTTGGGAGTTGACTTGATATAACTTAGTTAAAAGCATAAtttgactctttttttcaaaacaatatcattttaatttaaaaaaaaaatcttgaaataatatatgtttggtttGATCCAAGTTAACTCATCTTCCTTATAGATGAGATTATGTACTTtactaagtttaataaaaaaaaattaaaaaaaaaatgttgtgatTTCAACTcaaatcttttaatgtttttttttagtaatgtgATTAAtgattatcatataaaaaagaaaatgcaggaTGGAAAATTGAGATAATAACGTATAATGCTACCTTttctaaataattgttttacGCGAATTACTAATGTTCGTGAATATTTTTTGCTCTACAAGCCGGGGAGAATGTGCATTTCGTGTACAACAGGAGTACATGAATAGAAGGGCTCGCGAAGCTGCctgaaaataagaagataaagaaaaaatcatccaaTCAACTCGAAAGCTAAGCAATAGGCTAAACACCACATCAAGATCATTTCAGTCAGATTAGGAATTGTTACCATATATTATATGAAAGCAATTTTAAATGGCAGTGGCAGTGGCAGGAGATAACGACGTCTGTTAGGAGACAGTTCAAGATTCGAAAATGAGATTTCATTAGTCCACCACGCCCACcgattcataaaattaaatctatcCACTTCTCGAGTCCTAGCCAGTTCGATTCTTGGTGCAAGTACATGGAGCATATTGACAACAACACTCGAATCATTATGGCTTGATATTTTAGCTTCAGGTGCTAGTTCAACCCTGGCTGGCACAATTTTCATTGTCCCTGGTCAGTCAGATGTGAAGCCTCTGGTCCCTTTTCCTCGTGTAACTCTTGAATTTCTACAAGGccatttccattaaaaaaaggtGTGTCCTTGTTGACTTCAATATTGAACCTTCATAATCTTACTACAATGGACCGTTGTTCTTGACACATGTCTTTTCGAAATagccttttctatttttatttttttttaacttgtcaaaccatgaCGATTCTATAACAAACCGTTTAAATCAGGATTGATATGGTTGCATCAGTCCAGAAACtctatataaacatgaaaatggtcCAAGTTAATAAATTGGAGGTGGTCTCTCTTGACCAGCAAAAAAGAACGTCTTGCACTCCTCTATGATTTCATCCATGTTCAACTTGGGACTATCTTCGCTGCCAGTAGATTGTAAGGATTCAACCATTAAACCAAGAACATCATATCCATAACAATCTTTTGAACTTATTTCAACTTGGGATTTCGTTCTACTTTCTATGACCTGCCTTAGCGTATTCTTCACTTTCCTGTCTCGCTTCCACACCTGAATGTTTGACGGGGTAGGAAGATATCTGAAAGGAACAAAGAAGAGATAGAGTATGattaaataaacaatgaaaaaaacagaCTAATCACTTGTCTCAAGGAAGTggcaaaatttaacaaaatgagCATCTGGGATAAGAGAATTATTATTTGAGAAGGGAAATTACAGGCTGCCAGGGATAAAAATGTGTGTCCTTAAAGCAACACAACATTTTTGAAGTTCTTTTTGTGCTCTAGAGGCTCATTTCCCTTGAACACAGCTACTGCCAAAGGCAGTATGGGCTATTATATCAGCAGTAAGCGTTTGAAATTGCTCATTCATGTCTATCTTTATATATTCATCCTTGGTGATTACACTCCGGTTTTTCCACTTGTCGGTCTACACGCTGCCATTCTCCCTATCATAACCAGCCAGGTCCAGAAACAAAAGGCATGAAAACTAATTATATTTAGTAGTTTATgagaatttaagaaaaaagggCATGGCATGGCCGAGTTTATAAAACCTTTCCTTTTTTCCAGAATGACACTGAAAATCAAATTCATCAAACTCagttcaaagaagaagaagaagaagaaaagcaataCCTTGAGCTTGTCCATGGAAAAGCCGTTATTAAGGATTGTTCTGTGTCTAGCCCAGTCCAGTGCATTAAGTAGAACCAATCCTTTACCCAGGAGTGTGTCTATTGGGTATCTCATACTGGGCTTGATGTAGAGACCTAATTTATTTGATAGTACTTGCCTGGCTAGCTCGGGGTCTGCAATGGTGATAATCGGAAACGGCCCATACCAAAACAAAAGCGTCTCTCCTGTAGTGTGAAAGAGTTAACAACTAAAAATGGTACGAATTAAACTGAATATAACccctttttttaggaaaaaaagaagaagaaaaacacaaacttGTTGTTCAGAGCTAGCCATGATCTTGATGCAAATCAAGATTTTGAAAACTACCACTCGATGGATCCCAAAAGACTCCGTAGCTAGAACTAAAACCAACGGGAGGAAAAGCGAAAAAATGATTAACTAGCCGTATTGAGATGACCATTTGTGATAGTGTGGGAGAACTTTCTGGGTTCATGTCATTAGATTTTGTATCTAAAGACAATATCATCCGCCACTTTCTTCAGCTTCTTTATTTTCCCAAGAAACACGAAAAGGACCGAGCAGGGTGGTGGTCCTTTAATCCCCtgtttttttaaagcttttgGTCAAGGAATATGGCCTCCACAAGACGAACCTACATATTTGCAAAATCTTTGTAAATAGAACAACTCCCAAAGCAACCACAGCAACGCCTAGATAACCCATCTGAGAAGTTGGCTAGGGAGTGTTAAATGAGTTCAGGGTATTATATACAAaacctttctctctttttctaattttgtggTTAAAAATGTATAGGATGAATCTTCAGCTGATGCATCATGCACGAGTTCTGAATGCAtcatatcaatataaaaaatatgtcctTAACAATACCGAAGAAAggatttaattttcattaatatacaatttactgttaaataaaaaaaccttttattacataattacaaataaaatactaGTCTCGCTAAAACTTTATAAACGGGGTGATTTTCTATTAACATTTTATGAGTCGagattcttttatattcttctcTTTTACATAACATATTAGTTTACATTTCAGTGTTATATTACCAGTCGAATCAAGTttctttttaacataataaaaaaatatttaggttattaaatattatttgatattattattaaacttgatttaccGAATTAACATTGAAATTTCCTGTATTtagttcaaatttaaaattatattgtgtAAGAGTTGTTCAGACATGACTCAGTTAATTTAGTCAATCTAAAAGCAACCCGACCTATAAAAACAAGTTtgagaatgaaatttaaaaaaaattaaattaactgaaaaaacatCTTGTCCTGACTCCTTATTTAATccacatttaaaattaaattatgtaaaaattattcTGATATGATTCAATTGATTTTATCGTTTCAAAAACAATCTGgatgattattaaaaaagtctaattataaaattaagaaaaaaaaggatagaattaaaaaaaaaagagagagagaatgaaaaaaaagaaaaagaaaaagaaatgggtgaaataaataaataaataaaccgcCAAGAAATCCTAATTTATTTAGCATAAAAGGtaatttattaaatccaaaattgaAATTACGAAGTGGAGGCGGTTGCATCAAACGGCGTCGTTTTCTTTAAAATCCTTTTAGCCGCGGTCCAACTTAGGCAGAAAATTACCGTTCACCACATCATCCAGACCAGACCCGGAGTTTTGATATTTCGGATCCTCGCCCACCTTTAAAATTCCAATTCTCTCCCTCAAAACCAAACCCACAAACAATTTCACTGGGAGAAGTGGGAATTGAATTGAGTAGAAACAGATTCAGTGTCATCAGTGAAGGAATTCTTAAGAAAAGAAGTCCCCGATTAGGACGACGAAATAATGGCAACAGCCCGATACAAGGCATTTAGTGGGCAAAGATCAGACTGGGAACCCAAATTCTTGTTCTGGAGAGatttaatcatcaaaataaCAATATCCCTTAttgcccaataaaaaaaaaaatacaaaaaagtctTAACGCATCACCACAGAATATCTGCACGCGACTTTTGGGTGTCGATTGCGGGCTTTTCTGGCAGACAAACACTACAATCTACGGTGGCGTTGGGAGCCTCTCACCAAGATTTTTATGATGGATGGACGTGTGTCGGCGGAAAACATGAGGTGTGGCTCcggatgtgtttttttttatctctccttttactttcataaaatataaaaatatctttttatatttaatttagttttgattcttttgattttttttatttttttattaattttttttaatttaggtcctcataattttattttatttttatatcaattttagtttttatattttaattattatttatgtatatttttttaaaaaattcatcttcaatttcatctttattcttttgattgttatttgattttatttttatctttttttttattttttcttcaatttagtccctcattatttagtttcattttatttttgtaacaaATTGAGTCTACggcttttaattgttatttatcctttttttctaattgagttgtgttttcaattccatcccttaatgttggattttgatttatttttgttggatttttttatttttttaattgctatttattttattttagatccttttttattgtttctttcttctaatttcatcctttggTATTTCTCtttacttcattattttttagggtttctttTCTATAGCGTTAGTCTTGAGCTCATGACAAAAGTCGTGAGTTTCAGTAATTAACAtgggttgattttatttttttagattcttttttattgtttctttcttctaatttcatcctttggTATTTCTCtttacttcattattttttagggtttctttTCTATAGCGTTAGTCTTGAGCTCATGACAAAAGTCGTGAGTTTCAGTAATTAACAtgggttgattttatttttttagattcttttcaaaaaaaaaaatttcaatcttatATTTCAATGTTTGATTCACTTAGAATTGATTTtcgtacttttttttctttcctatctACGAGCTTATCCTAATCATTATGCCCATGGTCATAGGATTAATAGGTTAACCTGAGATAATTTAGACAAATTTTTTTCtgttgctttttttaatatattattttaattttttctttcgacattgaattgtttgataattgagtttcattgttttatttaatttgctttcaaCAGGGTTGCCCTGGTATTACAATTGCATCATAAATTTAGCATGCTAACCTGGTTgggctctaatttttttttaatcttttttttttcaatttttttatcggtttgttttattatcatttcattttttattaatcaaatcatATAATCTTATTAAATCTAGTCAAGTCGATGACTTGAATATcggttttttcttttggaatcaTTTACATTGCcttaacatctttttttgtaGTGAAAAAAATTCAGGCTAGCCCGCAACGTAACACAAATCACTTATCTAGTAAGAACTAATTGATGAGAGAAAATCATTGCTCCCCTCCTCACATCTAATGAACGTACAataaccatttttcttttttctctttttctttttttcttttttcttccatatTTAAACATTGAGtatattgagaattgaacttttttatttattttggttttttttatatgggatTATCATAGTTTTGGAAAAACATTCCGGCATTGGGTTGGTGCTCAGTTTTACGatcatcaattttttctatcatattattaaataaaaaaaaagatctatcTATCatgttgttaaataaaaaatggttttgaaaaaaatataattattatgaattgagttttatgatttatttagaattaccttttatgagattatcataatcttaaaaaaatgtaCTGATTTGGGTTGAAGCTCGGTTTTcaagcatctatttttttatcatattattaaataaaaactgatcccataaaaaaatataatttattgagaattaaacttcatgatttattttgatttatttttttttggattatcgTGGTCTCAGAAAAACATCATAGTATTGAGTTGGTGCTTAGTTTAAcaagtatctatttttttatcatataattaaataaaaatagtttaaaaaaaaaatattaaactcaatggaGTTCATGATCCAGGTTGCGGGTTTGgtaggttgacccgggttgattCAACGTGTCGtcatcttaataatttttttaaaaaaaatatcatcttaaaaatattttttaaagtcaaaccatgtttttaccGGTTGTCCGAGTTTGCTTTAATCGGTCAAGTTTATTACGTCACGCCAGGGTAACtcctatacaatttaatttgagaCTTGAGTTAGGTAAAGATTATAGTTGAGAGGTTTCAAGTTTAATTTGTTGAGTTAGGTTTAATGACATTGTCAAAGAGTTTTTTATGGTTTgggcatttattttttacatgtaatgAAATTTTAATCTCACTGCAACATAGCGCAGGGAATCATCTAATCTCTATTTAAGCATGCTAAACTATGcaagtttatatataaaaccacACTGGATTCTTATTGAATTGGTTAAAAACCATCATGATAACATGACATAGCAAGGCTAGtggaaattaaatgttttgcgCATTCAGATGGAGATATGTCATAAGCAAATTATGTGAATGACATAGCAAATGCTTTTgtagactagcaaaacaagttTAAATCCAAAAGAAGATGTTTGGTTGCGTTAGATCAGAGTagtgactaaaaaagaccataaCATAATATTCAACTATTGGATCAGGATGAATTTTTTACAAGAGATTCTTGAGACCCAGTTCATAGGTgaccaatattttttgttatctactatctaaatattttgaaattagatTCAAAAGATCCTATTTGAgctaattttgttgtttttctttgacattttaagatttattattttattttggatattatatgatttttctttatgctttcaaattttgattttgtttcctAGAAGAGATAGATTTTTTGGTCTATTTAAAAGACCCGTAAATCTTTTTATGATGTGAActactaaatttattttcagagaataaaaatataaatttagaatttatacTTGCAACttttttacttattaaaattttatttttctatgattatttatttgtctttttagcTTTTTCTCGCATCACAACAATCATCCgaataacaacaataatgtGATTACATGAGCAACcatgcatttaattatataagagcattaaattaagaaattcaatttcattagaaaattaaaatcaattgagattatcatttttcattaaataaaaaaaaacattttaagttcaaaattaatatttaagccatctatttgattaaaataacctTATTCGGAGGTGGCATGAAGGATAATCTTGACCGAGGTTAACAAGACAATAATAATACAAATGCCATTAATAAAaggatataatatatatataaaaaggcaaTTTGGAACTATAAAGATGTATATGTTAATCCACAGTTGATGCCATTAATTCATTTCCTCCAATAATGAAACTGAAAGCACGTCAAGCCTGAACTCGATGCTTGTACAATCCAAACTAGCTAGAAGCTAGGCCTCCATTGCTTATCATTTGCGAGCTGATGTATTGGAGTGAATAATATCCTTTGAACTTGGAAAGACAGCTGAGCGCATAAATTCCAGAGGAGTACTGGCCACTCCAGACATGGCCGGCATCGGAACAGATGAGTGTGTGGAATGCCCTCCGATATTCAAAGGAAAGAATGGCGCTTGTGATACCGACATGGGTAGCATCTGACCAGCTGGTAGCCCAAACATGCCTGAAGCTGGGAATGTTGCTGGACTGCATCCAACACCCATTTGCATTAATCTCGTATCCATCCCCACACCCATAGGAGAAAATTGAGCTAATAGTGGTGCATGTATATGTTGCATTCCTGTTGGTAACATCATTAGAGGCATACAAAGCCTAGTTCCCATCGACATCATCTGCCCCAAGACACACAGTTAGGATTACAACTACATATATGTGTAAGATTGTTAAGATCATGTGCATGTCTCATGTGTGTGTCAAAAACTGAAAGTAAGGAAATATATACCTGTACTTGAAGCTGAAGGGATTTTAGGTAGTCTATTGCCTCACCAAGCATAGAAGCTTTATCCACCTGACAACCACAGGTAGAAgagcaaaaccaaaaaaaaaaaaaaatttcagaaaaagattatgaaagagaacatatatatttattaagtttCGGATGAAAATAGTGCCAACCTTATTTGAATTGGGTATTAGATCTTGTAATGCACGCATCTTCTTGTTGATCCTATCTCTTCTCTTCTGCACGTACGCACACATAAATGCATAACAGCTAATTAGATTTGTCAAAGGATATCAgcttattgatttaattatcaaatcaatGACATCACTAACCCTTTCAGACAGATTATGGATTTCTGTTGCTCGCCTTCTCTTGGAACCTGCACTCCCTCGAGCAGGTACTTGTTCTTCTTCCTCAAGATCCTGGGTCATTTGTCAAACATGAATTTTGTAAGAATAAGAAGGAAATGAAACACGGAAAGGTAGACAAGTTTTACTAATTCGTACATCGCTTGAATACGCTGTCCCCTCTGTGTCTTCATATTGCCTTTCTAGAGAAGATGTTGGATCATTTGAAGCTCCTCGTGAGCATATTGAACTAGTTGCAGTCAGTTGATCTATAGACTTTCCTCTATCAGGCttcccctttatttttttttctgcggAGCCTGAGGTTGAACCGAAAACCCGATCGCAGCACCTCTTACTGGTAGTGGCATAGTTATGGAGAACAGCTTCAGATTGCTCATCTGGGGGTGACGCTTCTGCAGACCTGTCAATTGGTCCAATAGGAACTATCTGGCTTGCCATTAGATATTGTTGgtcattgaaatatttaaaaacttttgaagCATAAGTCGGCACCATCTGTCCCGACTCAACAAGATTTCTACAACCTGCTGGAGGCTCGTCAGTGTTGCTTTTCAGTTGCTGGAGTCTTGATGATCCAGGACCGCTTGTCGGTCTTGTTGCATTACTGCCATGACTAGGTTTAGGAAGAGCTGGCCTTAAAATGCGGGACAAGTTCTGCAACCTCGAGTGGTTGTCAGATCCAGAATCCACCTGCTGCAGCTTTGAAGTGGGCAATCCATGGAATAGTGGAGCTGAAGCTTTGTGTTGCTCCAAGAAAGACTGATATAGCTGACCATTACTAGCTGTTGTAAGCTGAGGAACTTCAGCTGCAAACTCGGACGCCTTCCCCGGTCGCCAATTTGCATCTTTATACCCCGGAACAACATGGGCGTCCGTGATATTCTTCTCataaatgttattttcattattttccaaGAGCATATtgagattagtttcacataaTTCAGAGAATAACTCTGGATGGTGATCGTCTTGCGAAGATTTGTCACGCTTGGCGAGTTCTCTATCATCTATCAAAGGAAAGTCGCCCAAGATAGAATCCCCAGTTCCTAACCTTGGCCTCTTTGTAGTGTAGCCATCACTATTATTCTCGACTtcactaacattttttttaggatgAGGAGTGTAACTGGTGCATGAGCTACTAGTACTGGGCAATACTCGCATAAGAACCTGACCATTTTCCCACACCAATTCCATATGCCCGCGATCATCCCtgcatttaaattaaaataacctgTCAAACAACGCATCCAAGAAAAAATGTCTCCAAGAAACAGGATGTACCAAGTTGGTTTAAAGAATAGCATACATGGAAGCTAAACTAGCCAAGCGGGTCGTCCAGAACAGGATTGATTCTGGTCAGGTGTCTCTTATGATACTGGCTGAAGGTAAAACTTTATGGAGAGGACAGACTCAACAACGAGGACATCAAAGCAGTATTACTTTTATAGAGTTATTcgttctttctctctttcttttttatatttttgaagagagtatcaagaaaaaaacaacaacgacGGTGGACAAGAAGATCTCGAGCAGACTCTGTGATGGGATATCTTGAGATTAATCAACCGAAAGGATAACTCCACATGGTCCAATTTCAATTTATACACTGGACTGCGTTATCCCTGGTAGCAGCTGGTCCATCTTCAACCACTTGAATCATGAAAGTCGATCGAGAGTTACtgtgaaggggaaaaaaaaacatcaaaatcatggtCTCAATTTAAAACAGAAACTACGACAACACCCATCTTGATGGAAGATTCTTTGGTGGCCAAGTGAGATTCTAGCATTCACAGAAAACATGTGTACATAATCTAACCACGTCTCCAATGGACTATGGTGTGGAAGGTCAGCGTCCACGACCAGAAGCTGGACCCACTTGCTGCTCTAAATACAAAGTACCTCCTAATTTGTTAGCTCGTGTGAGCCAAGAAGTTAACTGGGGCTGTGGGATTTGgagccatatttttttttttatctgttcacATGATCAGGACTCGAGACTTTCTAACTGTACCAGCTCTAAAATATCAGGACCAGTTTCCTTCTCACCTCATGAAGATATTCGCACCGAGGTTTTCTAGATGAATTAGGGGGTGTTGGGCTGGGAGATGAgggtggtttttttataaattcataaaaaaaaatactatataaatattatatatagtatttatttaattactatatttatttaatttctaaaactagtttttatttaattaaaataaatattcaaaagaatttcaacgattaaaattataaataaaaagtatttatttagtcaaaaaaaattttagttttggacgaaacattttctttattaagAACATGTTTTTTGGATCTCTAAAACCtaaatttcaacttattttaaccaaaacaaatcctaaaaataCCATATAAATCTCAATAATTCCATCTTCAACCACAAAACAAtctttaatcaatttaaaagtaaaaaatcaaaaaaaaataataataataaatttatggaCCCTAATCTACTTTTTCAACATGGTCAAAGGGCAAATTCATCATTATTGAACCCCCCCATCTCTTAACGAACCTTCATTGACAccaatatgtattttttgtgaTTGGAATGTGGTGAacccattctctctctctctcatctcttttTTCAATGACTTTATCTTTCTACGCTCAATAATCAAGTACTAAAATGTGAAGGAAATGAAGTTTTAGAATCAAAATGTAAAAATCTATAACTACTGGGACtgaaaatgtaaaaatagaaactttaagggtgaaattgaactTTTGCGAAAActtcaaggactaaattgaactttttcTCAACATTTATGGACATGgagagaaaaattaagttttatggctaaaataaacatattaaactataGGGGatggaaataaaatttttttgaagatttagGGATGTGATTGAACTTTTTATCATTgtatgtattttcaaaaaagagTCATTGCTCtcatttaatgaaaaatatagaaataccACCATTCATTGTTATTTAAAGAAGGATACCTATATTTTAGCTACAATCCCAAATCTTAAGAAGCAATAAAGAACACAATTTCACCACACTTTCGGCCAAAGTTTCAAGAGTCAGAATACACAAGATTTAACAATATGTTTAAGACAAATgtctagaaattaaaaaataaacccataATTTTCACCATAATTTTAGCATTCAAACCTGTCAAACCACACTACCCAAATTCCACCCAACAACATTACCTAATCACCAAGACAACAAAAATCATAGCCAACACACTATCAAATTTGACCAATAAACACTCACTAACAACATTAACATTTCATCATCTACATCAACTACTATTACACTTTCACCTTGGTTCTAGCTCTCTATAGTAGTATTAAAGGTTAGTTTAATACCAAACTTATCTTTAAAAATGGTATCGAGttctttaattgatatatttagatCAACACTCATTCTGGTTAGTTAAAGGTTggtttctatcttttttatattatttttatatgtttcagTTAGTATTAAAGTTCAATAATTTCCAGTTGTTAGTTATTgtatgttattaaataataatggTTGGAAGAGATGGTCACAAAACAAGATGTGTTTAGGTAGGAGGGGATGGGGAGGTCCcccttcaaagaaaaaacattttagaaattCATGAAAGATGACATGAAGAGACAAATCACAGAATTGACCTGATAGTTGGTGGAGAAAATGAGCCTAAAAAATTGTGATGAGAGTGATTACTGATATATGGCTAACTTTGAAAACCCATTTTAGAGGTGAGAGCATAGAAGGCATCCTCTTGATCGAGATGAGTATCATAaagatttatgattttg harbors:
- the LOC7486837 gene encoding transcription factor PIF3, with the translated sequence MDDRGHMELVWENGQVLMRVLPSTSSSCTSYTPHPKKNVSEVENNSDGYTTKRPRLGTGDSILGDFPLIDDRELAKRDKSSQDDHHPELFSELCETNLNMLLENNENNIYEKNITDAHVVPGYKDANWRPGKASEFAAEVPQLTTASNGQLYQSFLEQHKASAPLFHGLPTSKLQQVDSGSDNHSRLQNLSRILRPALPKPSHGSNATRPTSGPGSSRLQQLKSNTDEPPAGCRNLVESGQMVPTYASKVFKYFNDQQYLMASQIVPIGPIDRSAEASPPDEQSEAVLHNYATTSKRCCDRVFGSTSGSAEKKIKGKPDRGKSIDQLTATSSICSRGASNDPTSSLERQYEDTEGTAYSSDDLEEEEQVPARGSAGSKRRRATEIHNLSERKRRDRINKKMRALQDLIPNSNKVDKASMLGEAIDYLKSLQLQVQMMSMGTRLCMPLMMLPTGMQHIHAPLLAQFSPMGVGMDTRLMQMGVGCSPATFPASGMFGLPAGQMLPMSVSQAPFFPLNIGGHSTHSSVPMPAMSGVASTPLEFMRSAVFPSSKDIIHSNTSARK